In the genome of Massilia sp. W12, the window GATTATGAGTGTCACTATGGCCTGTTCTCATTACCGGCCAGTCAAGCCGCGAAAGTGTTCGCGCCAGCCAACTTCAGCGCGGTGGCGCGCCGTTTTGCGCTTGAAGCCGGCAAATACGACGCCAGCAATATCAAGCTGGTGAATCTGATTATTTATCTGCGCGCCGGCTATTATCTCTGGTCGGGGAATGTGATCGCCAAGCCGGCTGACAGTGTGCGGGACACCCTGCGCCCTGCGCTGTGGAACCTGATCCACAACCCCAATCTGTATAAGCAGAATACGAATGGCCAGTCCACGGCAAAAGAAGTTTTCACCATGATCACGAATATCAATGATGAAAATTACTATCTGCCGGCGATGAAAAGCGTGTTCAAGCGCTTCACCAACACGGCAGACAATCCAAACGCCAGCGAGAGCTTGAAACAGTATTCCGCCGCCGGCGCGCTGACCGGCGCGCTGACCGTGATGTTTTACGCGCATTACCGCAGCGACGCCGCGGCAACCCTGAAAAACGACGCCAGCTATCCGCAGACCCTGTACGATTTTGTGCAGAAAAACCGCGCCAAACTGCTCGGCACAAGTCTGGAATATCAACTCACTGACGCTGAACGCGAAGCGTTCCGCTTCATGCAATACCCCAGCCAAAGCGCCACGGTGAAACCGATGATCAAGCAAGTGCTGGCCAGCAGTTCAATGACAGGGACAGATTCCGGCCTGTGGTTAGGCGCCGCCAGCAGCGTGACGTATTACGACAATGCGAACTGCGCCGAATATGGCGTGTGTCATTTCCAGAGCAAGCTGGCGGATGCAGTGTTGAAACATAAGCACAGCTGCAGCCCGACCATCCGCATCCGCGCGCAAGCGATGACGGCGCAGCAATTGGCCGACAGCTGCGCCGCGCTGGCGCAGCAGGAAAGCTATGTGCACAAGATGCTGCAAACCAAAAACAAGCCGGTGGCGAACGACAATAACAGCGCGCTCGAATTGGTGGTGTTTGATGACTATGAAAATTACAGCAAATACGCGAGCGTGATATATGACATCGACACCAATAATGGCGGCATGTATCTGGAGGGCGACCCATCCAAGGCTGGCAATCAGGCGCGCTTTATCGCGCATGAGGCGTCCTGGCTGCGCCCCAGCTTCAAGATTTGGAATCTTGAGCATGAATATGTGCACTATCTGGATGGGCGCTTCAATATGGCCGGCGATTTTGCCGCCAGCACCGCCAAGCCGACCGTCTGGTGGATTGAAGGCATTGCCGAATACATGTCCCTGAAAAACAATAATCAGGCTTCGATTGACGCCGCCAAGAGCGGGACATATAAGCTTTCGACGATTTTCGGCAACACCTATTCGATGTCCGACTACACTGCGCGCGCTTATCGCTGGGGTTATATGGCGGCCCGTTTCATGAATGAAAAGCATCGCGCCGACATGGATCAAGTGCTGGCCAAGTTCCGCAGCGGCGACTATAAGGGCTATCAAACTTATATGGAAAATATCGGCACGAAATACGATGCCGAATTCGCCGTCTGGGTCAAGAACGCCAGCACAGCGGGCACGCCGCCGGAACCAAGCGAGCCAAAGCCGAATCTGCCGACTTGCAGCACCGCCGCCAATCTGTATCTGGGCAAGAATTGCTCAATTTCCGGCTTCGCTTCCAGCACGCAGACGTATGCGTATATCAATCTGCCGGCAGGCGCGAAGAATTTGCGCATCTTCACCAACGGCGGCAGCGGCGATGTGGATCTGTACATCTCGCCGGATCATTATCCAAGCAAGACTGCAGCGGCTTACCGCTCGACCGATGCCGGCAATCAGGAATCCGTCAGCATCGCCGCACCGCAAGCGCGCATCTGGTATTACATTATGCTGGACGCTAAAAAACCGTTCGCGAATGTGAGCATCAGCGCCACTTACGAGTAACACCGCAGGCGGCGGCCCGCATTTTGCCGGGCCGCCGCTCACGCTCCCGCCTCCCTGATCCGCAATTTCCATTTGCAGTATTGCACTGCAGCGCAGCCCGCTCCGGCTGCGCGGACAAGCCCGCAGCATGTCCCACGGCATTGCCGCACTATGCCAGTTACCCGTCCCTCAAAGCAATCATCTGCTTTTCAGTAGCGTAAAAGTAGTAAAAAAACACCTATGCCTGCGCAATATTAGCTGCACAGCAACATCAATATACAAAAATTAATTCTAGATATTTCCTGTGGATATGTGTAATATATTTATACGCTGATCGATACATGACGGCGATCTGTTATGGCCAATCCCATAACGCCCCGCTGCACCCCCATCAGGGCGCGGCATCTGCGGCGCCAAGCCGTCCCACGCGGGCGGCGCCGGAAAGCACAAAGACCTGCAGCAAGCCGGTCTGCGTCTTTCAACAAGAAAAACCGCAGCCGCACTGACGGTTGACGGAAATGTGCGCCTGCC includes:
- a CDS encoding collagenase; the protein is MYQHHITLAGKGSLLSSALLLALSNLSAAAVSTEAAHSAAPVSVADAHLEFGAAHSGKLKQAPQPRTPQTLPPSLEQIKYGVDASKKARTDLLPQAKSQQLAAQFANPCEDMNKLASHSGEALADYLLALPDYECHYGLFSLPASQAAKVFAPANFSAVARRFALEAGKYDASNIKLVNLIIYLRAGYYLWSGNVIAKPADSVRDTLRPALWNLIHNPNLYKQNTNGQSTAKEVFTMITNINDENYYLPAMKSVFKRFTNTADNPNASESLKQYSAAGALTGALTVMFYAHYRSDAAATLKNDASYPQTLYDFVQKNRAKLLGTSLEYQLTDAEREAFRFMQYPSQSATVKPMIKQVLASSSMTGTDSGLWLGAASSVTYYDNANCAEYGVCHFQSKLADAVLKHKHSCSPTIRIRAQAMTAQQLADSCAALAQQESYVHKMLQTKNKPVANDNNSALELVVFDDYENYSKYASVIYDIDTNNGGMYLEGDPSKAGNQARFIAHEASWLRPSFKIWNLEHEYVHYLDGRFNMAGDFAASTAKPTVWWIEGIAEYMSLKNNNQASIDAAKSGTYKLSTIFGNTYSMSDYTARAYRWGYMAARFMNEKHRADMDQVLAKFRSGDYKGYQTYMENIGTKYDAEFAVWVKNASTAGTPPEPSEPKPNLPTCSTAANLYLGKNCSISGFASSTQTYAYINLPAGAKNLRIFTNGGSGDVDLYISPDHYPSKTAAAYRSTDAGNQESVSIAAPQARIWYYIMLDAKKPFANVSISATYE